A window from Cryptomeria japonica chromosome 1, Sugi_1.0, whole genome shotgun sequence encodes these proteins:
- the LOC131857467 gene encoding uncharacterized protein LOC131857467 — protein MECHRVVMDHLTWQIGDETKAKFWEDSWAGHPAIRELGEFSEAKDPLVHLWGDKVKDYMHNTEGDLGKEWLGKDLSTIGLSIQEQQRLRNVLEQRKIFLIGKEDKVIWRGARDGKYSVKLGYQLMEGEKRKRLDFVGPSKCVMCNQSEESIDHLLLTCEVVQRCWSELQRSLKWQGLLQCSLKEVFESWPRQSRRSTLSCVWKISPSIVIWEIWKERNRRIFQDKIEDERQLLSRINRVIEEVVSSAASQTFSLSTPFTSMDRNIHKAWLGIKIRHGSTTNSKRKSNKTLEAQWKPPEKGWFKVNFDGAVQQSGRLAEAGFAMWDDNGELIKYGAKSLRKSTNNEAEVQATLLGIRLAKREGIQNLHLEGDSLIIIQAIMNGEINAWHLEGFIAVIIEELIFFENFKISHIRRVGNQTADKLSKWALSFDSEGELKLDDIQGILPLGDVTWQLLDVWCGRCDDRQMMSSISMAPCAETMA, from the exons ATGGAGTGCCACAGGGTGGTAATGGACCATCTAACATGGCAGATTGGGGATGAGACAAAAGCCAAATTCTGGGAGGATTCTTGGGCAGGCCACCCTGCAATAAGAGAGTTGGGTGAATTCTCAGAGGCAAAGGATCCGTTGGTGCATTTATGGGGAGACAAGGTAAAGGATTACATGCATAACACGGAGGGAGATTTAGGTAAGGAATGGCTAGGGAAGGATCTTTCGACAATAGGTCTGTCGATTCAGGAGCAACAGAGGCTTAGGAACGTTCTGGAGCAGAGGAAGATTTTCCTCATAGGCAAAGAGGATAAAGTGATCTGGCGTGGTGCAAGGGATGGCAAATATTCAGTGAAATTGGGCTACCAGCTTATGGAAG GGGAAAAAAGAAAAAGGCTCGACTTTGTGGGCCCATCTAAGTGTGTGATGTGCAATCAGTCGGAAGAGTCCATTGATCATTTGCTTTTAACCTGTGAAGTTGTACAGAGGTGCTGGTCTGAACTCCAAAGGAGTTTAAAATGGCAGGGACTGTTACAATGCTCACTAAAAGAGGTTTTTGAGAGCTGGCCCAGGCAATCAAGGAGGTCGACCCTCTCATGTGTTTGGAAAATAAGCCCTTCTATAGTAATATGGGAGATATGGAAAGAACGCAATAGAAGAATTTTTCAGGATAAGATTGAGGATGAGAGACAGTTGTTGTCAAGAATTAATAGGGTTATTGAAGAGGTGGTAAGCTCAGCGGCTTCCCAAACTTTCTCACTATCCACCCCCTTCACCTCAATGGATAGAAACATACACAAAGCTTGGCTAGGAATCAAAATAAGACATGGATCAACGACAAATAGTAAGCGAAAGAGTAATAAAACACTGGAAGCCCAATGGAAACCACCAGAGAAGGGTTGgtttaaagttaattttgatggagcAGTGCAACAATCTGGTAGACTAGCAGAGGCTGGATTTGCAATGTGGGACGACAATGGAGAGCTAATTAAATATGGAGCCAAAAGTCTTCGGAAGAGCACAAATAATGAGGCTGAAGTCCAAGCAACCCTTCTGGGGATAAGATTAGCAAAAAGAGAAGGCATTCAAAATCTCCATCTAGAAGGGGATTCTTTAATTATAATTCAAGCTATTATGAATGGAGAGATAAATGCATGGCATCTTGAAGGTTTCATAGCAGTAATCATAGAAgagttaattttttttgaaaattttaaaatcagcCACATTAGAAGGGTAGGTAATCAGACTGCGGACAAATTGTCCAAATGGGCTTTGTCATTCGATTCGGAAGGTGAATTAAAATTGGATGACATCCAGGGTATATTACCTCTGGGCGATGTGACATGGCAATTATTGGATGTTTGGTGTGGGAGGTGTGACGACAGGCAGATGATGTCATCTATAAGCATGGCGCCTTGTGCGGAAACGATGGCTTGA